The proteins below come from a single Anguilla rostrata isolate EN2019 chromosome 3, ASM1855537v3, whole genome shotgun sequence genomic window:
- the paqr9 gene encoding membrane progesterone receptor epsilon has translation MFLKRSRPTQPLLRHTDVPPRVTESFILSGYRFPDYSLRECLVSAFRPTNETGNFWTHFLAVFVFAFHFLELFVWEGTLPLSDPFFYPFWNYFIGVFCLLMASSMAHLLNSMSLLIREICFFVDYGNISAYTVGSALAYFYYIHPQAGAVGERCPNATRHGPAGATGGPFLPLPPPPPSPPSPDLHRFFESFYIPSACLVALICTLACCNTRQHWRRYRYVIRTTVFLLPFVVASTPVFYRLLLSSSSSSSSSSSPPSSSSSSSLPSPSGTLAQYFYRHCFWLLASALFNISKLPERLSPGRFDVWGHSHQWFHCCTFLSILDELHMIKGEIRALALRPALSLSLLAPSARPRSRPPIAGPTLCSTYGVMFALQGCIAGIISWFAWRAKASPSPSERLKLN, from the coding sequence atGTTTCTGAAGAGAAGCCGTCCCACGCAGCCGCTCCTCCGGCACACGGACGTGCCGCCGCGCGTGACGGAGAGCTTCATCCTCTCGGGCTACCGCTTCCCGGACTACAGCCTGCGCGAGTGCCTGGTCTCCGCCTTCCGGCCCACCAACGAGACCGGCAACTTCTGGACGCACTTCCTGGCCGTCTTCGTCTTCGCCTTCCACTTCCTGGAGCTGTTCGTGTGGGAGGGCACGCTGCCCCTCAGCGACCCGTTCTTCTACCCGTTCTGGAACTACTTCATCGGGGTGTTCTGCCTGCTGATGGCCAGCAGCATGGCGCACCTGCTCAACTCCATGTCGCTGCTCATCCGCGAGATCTGCTTCTTCGTGGACTACGGGAACATCAGCGCCTACACGGTGGGGTCCGCGCTGGCCTACTTCTACTACATCCACCCGCAGGCGGGCGCGGTGGGCGAGCGGTGCCCCAATGCCACCCGGCACGGGCCGGCGGGGGCCACGGGGGggcccttccttcctctccctcctcctcctccttctcccccgtCGCCCGATCTCCACCGTTTCTTCGAGAGCTTCTACATCCCCAGCGCCTGCCTGGTGGCGCTGATCTGCACGCTGGCCTGCTGCAACACCAGGCAGCACTGGCGCCGCTATCGCTACGTCATCCGCACCACCGTCTTCCTGCTCCCCTTCGTGGTGGCCTCCACCCCCGTGTTTTACcgtctgctcctctcctcctcctcctcctcctcttcatcgtcctcccccccatcctcctcctcatcctcctccttgCCATCCCCTTCCGGGACTCTGGCGCAGTACTTCTACCGCCACTGCTTCTGGCTGCTGGCGTCGGCGCTCTTCAACATCAGCAAGCTGCCGGAGCGCCTGTCGCCGGGCAGGTTCGACGTGTGGGGCCACAGCCACCAGTGGTTCCACTGCTGCACCTTCCTCTCCATCCTGGACGAGCTGCACATGATCAAGGGCGAGATCCGGGCGCTGgccctccgccccgccctctccctctccctgctggcCCCGTCCGCCCGGCCCCGGTCCCGCCCGCCCATCGCCGGCCCCACCCTCTGCTCCACCTACGGGGTGATGTTcgccctgcagggctgcatCGCCGGGATCATCTCCTGGTTCGCCTGGCGGGCCAAggcctcgccctcgccctccgAGCGCCTCAAACTCAACTGA
- the LOC135249886 gene encoding zinc finger MYND domain-containing protein 15-like, protein MERFLTQNRLDHGYWVHWSLLVRSPHFLLHSEMDHSGESSPTWLTGHADPYGPLRAESDILLSCPGKGPRAPSLTAPLVCWLQYCKWRGLSLSSPVAALLSSPLSIYYIMTSLVPRDFPELNILKKKSLKIHIIESNREFQSLLVFWELAMLLPHVTFELLFIGEGLPQECDEQQFLLQQKGDRLALVCPSFAQEDGVGKRSIRVRGYRRAYHMLQGPKPDLVIGFRPAFRLHDFWLSTLPRLQSLKVPAYFCEDNELSCVCSQQVMGAATGGALSPPHINPFHSPLRVARGDNRLPWYSNAFVFHLIYKTVAACPQRVPLARPRPCDPAQPLPPANQKPPAEGSKMTRKERKQAARNIPRKRK, encoded by the exons ATGGAGCGCTTCCTGACTCAGAACAGGCTAGACCACGGGTACTGGGTTCACTGGAGCCTGCTGGTGCGCTCCCCGCACTTTCTGCTACATTCTGAGATGGACCATTCCGGAGAGAGCTCCCCCACATGGTTGACAG gtcatGCTGATCCGTATGGGCCCTTGAGAGCAGAATCGGACATCTTGCTGTCCTGTCCTGGCAAGGGCCCCCGTGCCCCCAGCCTGACCGCCCCACTGG tgTGCTGGCTGCAGTACTGTAAGTGGCGAGGTCTCAGCCTCTCCTCCCCAGTGGCGGCTCTGCTCAGCTCCCCTCTGTCCATCTACTACATCATGACATCGCTGGTCCCGCGagact TTCCTGAACTGAACATCCTGAAGAAGAAGTCTTTGAAGATCCACATCATCGAGTCCAACAGAGAATTCCAGTCCCTCTTGGTTTTCTGG GAGTTGGCCATGCTCCTCCCGCACGTGACCTTTGAACTCTTGTTCATCGGGGAGGGGCTGCCTCAGGAGTGCGACGAGCAACAGTTTCTTCTGCAGCAGAAG GGAGACCGATTAGCCCTTGTGTGCCCAAGCTTCGCCCAAGAGGACGGCGTGGGCAAGAGGAGCATCCGGGTCAGAGGTTACCGAAGGGCCTATCACATGCTGCAGGGCCCCAAACCGGATCTGGTGATTG GTTTCAGGCCAGCCTTTCGCCTGCATGACTTCTGGCTCAGTACTCTCCCCAGGCTGCAG TCCCTGAAGGTGCCCGCCTACTTCTGCGAGGACAACGAGCTGAGCTGCGTGTGCAGCCAGCAGGTGATGGGCGCGGCCACCGGGGGCGCCCTCTCCCCCCCGCACATCAACCCCTTCCACTCCCCGCTGCGCGTGGCGAGGGGAGACAACAGACTGCCCTG gtattCCAACGCGTTCGTTTTCCACCTCATCTACAAGACGGTCGCCGCCTGCCCGCAGCGCGTTCCCCTCGCCCGCCCCCGGCCGTGCGACCCCGCCCAGCCGCTGCcgccggccaatcagaagccgcCCGCCGAGGGGTCCAAGATGACGCGCAAGGAGAGGAAGCAGGCCGCGCGCAACATCCCGCGAAAGCGCAAATGA